In one window of Ruminococcus hominis DNA:
- a CDS encoding lipopolysaccharide biosynthesis protein, with protein MFKKFWLIKEDDIGKQSVFWNMMSSGLNSIVSMLLLWVVTLLNGVSDAGIFSLGFSTSQMMLTIGNYGMRNYQATDVTNKYSIKVYEASRIVTNIIMMVSVLGFVWFEGYYFEKALITILLCLLKVTDAFDDVYGGYYQVKGRLDIAGKIMSIRIGAYVLGFILTLIFTHNLILSCLISIIISSIILIVLIHSTKIIIPLENPSFQWNKIWNLLTECFPLCISAFLLIYMGNAPKYAIDAYLTAKDQAYYTYLFMPCFVTNLFVGFALQPLLVRLSKSWVHKEYRKFIKLCGLIFAGALFISALIIIAGAILGCPILSIVFGVSLSSYTQVLVVLLIGGAFFAFAVIEQVILTVMRRQVYLLVGFGIASAIAMLISGILVKKFALLGAAYAYTISAGTLFLVLAFMIFIFLYLKKKKNK; from the coding sequence ATGTTTAAGAAATTTTGGTTGATAAAAGAAGATGACATTGGAAAACAAAGTGTATTTTGGAACATGATGTCCAGCGGTTTGAACTCTATTGTATCAATGCTATTGCTCTGGGTCGTAACTTTGCTGAATGGTGTATCCGATGCCGGGATATTTTCTTTGGGATTTTCTACTTCACAGATGATGTTGACAATTGGTAATTATGGAATGCGAAACTATCAGGCAACTGATGTGACAAATAAATATTCCATAAAAGTTTATGAAGCTTCCCGAATCGTAACAAATATCATTATGATGGTATCTGTATTAGGCTTTGTATGGTTTGAGGGTTATTACTTCGAAAAGGCACTAATTACTATTCTGCTGTGTTTACTCAAAGTTACAGATGCATTTGATGATGTTTATGGTGGATATTATCAGGTGAAAGGCCGACTGGATATTGCCGGAAAAATCATGAGCATTCGCATTGGCGCATATGTTCTTGGTTTTATACTTACACTTATTTTTACACACAACCTGATTCTAAGTTGTTTGATTTCCATTATAATTTCAAGTATCATATTAATTGTACTTATTCATTCAACGAAAATTATTATTCCTTTAGAAAATCCTTCTTTTCAATGGAATAAAATTTGGAATCTGTTAACAGAATGTTTCCCATTGTGTATTAGTGCTTTTTTACTTATCTACATGGGTAATGCACCAAAATATGCAATTGATGCTTACCTTACTGCAAAAGATCAGGCTTACTACACTTATCTATTCATGCCTTGCTTTGTGACCAATTTATTTGTAGGTTTTGCTTTGCAGCCTTTATTAGTTCGTTTATCTAAATCCTGGGTCCATAAAGAATATCGCAAATTCATAAAATTATGCGGTTTAATTTTTGCCGGAGCACTGTTCATCTCTGCATTGATTATCATCGCCGGAGCAATCCTTGGATGTCCAATATTATCCATTGTATTTGGTGTCTCCTTATCATCCTATACGCAAGTATTGGTGGTATTATTGATTGGCGGTGCTTTCTTTGCTTTTGCAGTTATTGAACAAGTTATATTGACTGTAATGCGCAGACAAGTATATTTATTAGTCGGATTCGGAATTGCCAGTGCTATCGCAATGCTTATCTCCGGAATCCTCGTTAAGAAGTTCGCTTTATTAGGTGCTGCTTATGCATATACTATTTCTGCCGGAACATTATTTCTTGTATTAGCATTTATGATTTTTATATTTTTATATCTAAAAAAAAAGAAAAACAAATAA
- a CDS encoding glucosaminidase domain-containing protein — translation MKHKRRISWMLSICMLILTVMASGIDVGAVDFDQESIQATEDSSLEKTENEATKETEDITGEFTNSGEPNTAEFEVREDETITSMDEEGNVSEAPDESGLLEIDLLSNDGKIVNFNTKGAVVTTYTEVGTGNAGYTCGAYGADAAYLGTENGKVKFLLSGVTGLVDANDVQVVSVNSASSVSYYAVSAGRLIHNITTNITQGNYITSLDNGPAPSYLSEGVQYYSYDGHYFYTRDRFSNMLDDYKAGVRTNSINSSSPYYNYYQYLPLRSKTVYSAAQLNEIINSKAAGYKMSNTGDMFKNYQNTYGVNALIAVGIAANESAWGKSSIAQEKNNLFGLNAVDAAPGQSANAYESIDACIKTFTETYMSKRYLNPKNWVYSGGYLGNKGSGMNVRYASDPYWGEKNANVAWMIDKIYGNKDSNRYTIGIKDVIGNEHTDLNVRTEANGSSTVIHTTKNYSNQAFIILDSSQGNFYKVQSDAALTTNRTTVSDAGNYDFSSMYAYVSSGYVKNVLTGSGNSGGSGESGGNENKPDNSLGSGAIAVPTELAGAIEYSAHVREIGWMDCAKNGQMMGTTGKNLPMEAMKINISGVANLGVEYQVHAQDIGWMDSVSNGEVGGTVGQAKNLEAIKLKLTGDAASNYDLYYRVHVTNIGWMDWAKNGELAGTQGYNYALQAVQIALLPKGSAAPGGTETPYQINTVKIGYSAHVQDVGWQNEVLGSKIAGTTGQNKKIEAMILNVKSNLLGVKYRSYLQDTGWQNYHKDGEIAGTTGQNRRMEAIEIELTGNQKDNYDIYYRVHVQDLGWLGWAKNGETAGTMNYALKVEAIQMLIVPKGTPTIENEQSSFKKKSTNIEYSTHVQDIGWQDAVQNGELAGTTGQNKQVEAIRINLQYPEYSGEIKYKSHIQDIGWQNYVSNGAISGTVGRNKEMEAICIELTGEMAEKYDVYYQVHSSEFGWLGWAKNGEKAGSEGYARQVEAIRIQLVEKGGKAPEDIGKAFYKK, via the coding sequence ATGAAACACAAAAGAAGAATAAGTTGGATGTTGAGCATATGTATGTTGATACTAACTGTTATGGCCAGTGGAATAGATGTTGGTGCGGTTGACTTTGATCAAGAATCAATCCAAGCAACTGAGGATAGTAGCTTGGAAAAGACGGAAAACGAGGCAACAAAAGAAACAGAAGATATTACTGGTGAATTTACAAATTCAGGAGAACCCAACACAGCAGAGTTTGAAGTACGAGAAGACGAAACGATAACGAGTATGGATGAAGAAGGTAATGTTTCGGAAGCACCGGATGAGTCGGGACTGCTTGAGATTGATTTATTGAGTAATGATGGAAAGATAGTTAACTTTAATACAAAAGGAGCAGTGGTAACAACATACACCGAAGTTGGAACCGGTAACGCCGGGTATACTTGTGGGGCATATGGTGCTGATGCAGCATATCTTGGGACAGAAAATGGAAAAGTGAAATTTTTGTTATCAGGAGTTACAGGGCTAGTTGATGCAAATGATGTACAGGTTGTAAGTGTGAACAGTGCATCATCTGTCAGTTATTATGCTGTCAGTGCAGGTCGGTTAATACATAATATTACGACAAATATTACACAAGGAAATTATATCACATCATTGGATAACGGACCGGCACCATCGTATTTGTCAGAAGGTGTACAATATTATAGTTATGACGGACATTATTTCTATACAAGAGACAGATTTTCAAATATGCTGGATGATTATAAGGCAGGAGTAAGAACAAATTCGATTAACAGTTCTTCACCATATTATAATTATTATCAATATCTTCCTTTACGAAGCAAAACAGTATATTCAGCAGCTCAATTAAATGAAATTATAAATAGTAAAGCAGCTGGATATAAAATGAGTAATACAGGGGATATGTTTAAAAATTATCAAAACACATACGGAGTAAATGCATTAATTGCAGTTGGAATTGCAGCAAATGAAAGTGCGTGGGGAAAAAGTAGCATTGCACAGGAGAAAAACAATCTGTTTGGCTTAAATGCTGTGGATGCAGCTCCGGGACAGAGTGCAAACGCATATGAAAGTATTGATGCATGTATTAAAACATTTACAGAGACATATATGTCAAAAAGATATCTAAACCCTAAAAACTGGGTATATTCAGGGGGATATCTCGGTAATAAAGGAAGCGGGATGAATGTAAGATATGCGTCAGATCCATACTGGGGAGAAAAGAATGCCAATGTTGCCTGGATGATTGATAAAATATATGGGAATAAAGACAGTAATCGTTATACCATAGGGATAAAAGACGTGATAGGAAATGAACATACAGATTTAAATGTTCGGACAGAGGCGAATGGCTCATCTACTGTAATTCACACAACAAAAAATTATTCAAATCAGGCATTTATTATTTTAGATTCAAGCCAAGGCAATTTTTATAAAGTACAAAGTGATGCTGCGTTAACAACAAATCGTACCACTGTTTCGGATGCAGGAAATTATGATTTTTCTAGTATGTATGCATATGTTAGTTCGGGGTACGTGAAGAATGTCTTAACAGGTTCCGGAAATTCAGGTGGCTCAGGAGAATCAGGTGGAAATGAAAATAAACCAGATAATTCATTAGGTAGTGGAGCAATAGCGGTACCAACGGAACTGGCAGGAGCAATAGAATACAGTGCACATGTACGTGAGATTGGTTGGATGGATTGCGCTAAAAATGGACAGATGATGGGAACCACAGGGAAAAATCTTCCAATGGAGGCAATGAAAATAAATATTTCGGGTGTTGCAAATTTAGGGGTTGAATACCAGGTGCATGCACAGGATATTGGTTGGATGGATAGCGTGTCTAATGGAGAGGTAGGAGGAACTGTTGGACAAGCAAAAAATCTAGAGGCAATTAAATTAAAACTGACAGGCGATGCTGCATCAAATTATGATCTTTACTATAGGGTGCATGTGACGAATATTGGCTGGATGGATTGGGCAAAAAATGGAGAATTAGCCGGAACGCAAGGATATAATTACGCATTACAGGCGGTTCAGATTGCATTATTGCCAAAAGGATCAGCAGCACCAGGTGGAACAGAGACACCATATCAGATTAATACAGTCAAAATTGGATATTCTGCACATGTACAGGATGTTGGATGGCAAAACGAAGTGCTGGGAAGCAAGATAGCAGGAACAACTGGTCAGAATAAAAAAATAGAAGCAATGATTTTGAATGTAAAATCTAATTTGTTAGGAGTGAAATATCGTTCATATTTGCAGGATACTGGCTGGCAAAATTATCATAAGGACGGTGAAATTGCGGGAACAACAGGGCAGAACCGTCGAATGGAAGCAATTGAAATAGAGCTTACAGGAAATCAGAAAGATAATTATGATATATATTATCGGGTGCATGTACAAGATTTGGGGTGGCTCGGTTGGGCAAAAAATGGAGAGACAGCCGGAACAATGAACTATGCTCTTAAAGTGGAAGCAATTCAGATGTTAATTGTGCCAAAAGGAACGCCAACAATAGAAAATGAACAGAGTTCGTTTAAAAAGAAAAGTACAAATATAGAATATAGCACGCATGTGCAAGATATTGGATGGCAAGATGCAGTACAAAATGGAGAATTGGCAGGAACAACAGGGCAAAATAAGCAGGTAGAAGCAATCAGGATAAATTTGCAATATCCAGAATATTCAGGCGAAATTAAGTATAAAAGTCATATTCAAGATATCGGCTGGCAAAATTACGTGTCAAATGGTGCTATAAGTGGAACTGTAGGCAGAAACAAAGAAATGGAAGCAATATGTATTGAGCTTACAGGTGAAATGGCTGAAAAATACGATGTATATTATCAAGTACATTCCAGTGAATTTGGCTGGCTTGGTTGGGCAAAGAATGGAGAAAAAGCAGGAAGTGAAGGATATGCACGTCAGGTAGAGGCAATTCGTATTCAATTAGTAGAAAAAGGTGGAAAAGCGCCAGAAGATATCGGAAAAGCATTTTATAAAAAATAA
- a CDS encoding GBS Bsp-like repeat-containing protein, translating to MKVEIREKVKKILLIIGAVLGALLSTIGTLLYFSIKWMFKTWTNLTMDELVYHMTAPLEGTNDGMIQEYLDVCAVPAILMLLLVVILFIAWRTKKRWYVVMGASIIVPIIVSGVSVHGAWNELDVGSFVDGQSTYSSFIDDNYVDPADVALTFPEQKRNLIYIFLESMEMTYADKENGGAFDKNVIPELTELAQENEDFSGEDKELNGGYAMTGATWTMGAMFAHTSGIPLSISIDGNDMNTQEHFFAGAVTLGDILESAGYCQNLMIGSDATFGGRRLYFTEHGNYNIYDYNYASENGLIPPDYRVWWGYEDEKLFSFAKDKLTELSQQSTPFNFTMLTVDTHFEDGYPCELCTDEFGDNQYANVMACSSRQVKELVDWIQQQDFYENTTIVIAGDHPTMDKDFCEDVDDDYTRKVYTTYINPAAELETTEKRSYTTFDNFPTTLAALGVKIDGNRLGLGTNLFSSTQTLTERFGIDKMESELKKKSKMMEKLGDIREVETDIGTQTVQEENIPSAELSIGDYDYNYSSLPISVTNISNVPGNIQSVMAAVWKEADQSDLQWVELYQLDDGSYYTDLYVADYGENPGDYNVHIYVIDELGTPTIVTGQTKTIN from the coding sequence ATGAAAGTGGAGATTCGAGAAAAGGTAAAGAAAATATTATTAATAATCGGAGCTGTTTTAGGGGCATTACTATCGACTATAGGAACATTGTTATATTTTAGTATTAAATGGATGTTTAAAACATGGACAAATCTAACAATGGATGAATTAGTATACCATATGACAGCCCCATTAGAGGGAACAAATGATGGAATGATTCAGGAATATCTGGATGTATGTGCAGTACCGGCTATTTTGATGTTGTTATTAGTCGTAATTTTATTTATTGCATGGAGAACAAAAAAACGTTGGTATGTTGTTATGGGGGCATCTATCATTGTTCCGATAATTGTAAGTGGAGTTTCAGTGCATGGAGCATGGAATGAATTAGATGTTGGAAGTTTTGTGGATGGACAAAGCACATATTCATCGTTTATTGATGATAATTATGTTGACCCGGCCGATGTAGCATTGACATTTCCAGAGCAAAAGAGAAATTTAATTTATATCTTCTTAGAATCAATGGAAATGACATATGCAGACAAAGAAAATGGTGGTGCATTTGATAAGAACGTAATTCCGGAACTTACAGAGTTAGCACAGGAAAACGAAGATTTTTCCGGGGAAGATAAAGAACTGAATGGTGGTTATGCAATGACAGGCGCAACCTGGACAATGGGTGCTATGTTTGCACATACGTCAGGTATACCATTGAGTATTTCCATTGATGGAAATGATATGAATACACAGGAACATTTTTTTGCAGGAGCAGTTACTTTAGGTGATATTCTGGAGAGCGCAGGGTATTGCCAGAATCTTATGATTGGTTCAGATGCAACCTTTGGAGGAAGAAGATTATATTTTACAGAGCATGGAAATTATAATATTTATGATTATAACTATGCAAGTGAAAATGGTCTGATTCCACCGGATTATCGTGTATGGTGGGGATATGAAGATGAGAAGTTATTTAGCTTCGCAAAAGATAAATTAACAGAACTATCACAGCAAAGCACCCCATTTAATTTTACAATGTTGACGGTAGATACACATTTTGAAGATGGATACCCATGTGAATTGTGTACAGATGAATTTGGAGACAATCAGTATGCAAATGTTATGGCATGTTCGAGCAGACAGGTGAAAGAATTGGTTGACTGGATTCAACAACAAGATTTTTATGAAAACACAACGATTGTTATTGCTGGAGATCATCCAACAATGGATAAGGATTTTTGTGAAGATGTAGATGACGATTATACAAGAAAAGTTTATACTACATATATTAATCCGGCAGCGGAACTTGAAACAACAGAGAAGAGAAGTTATACAACATTTGATAATTTCCCGACAACGTTGGCTGCATTGGGAGTTAAAATTGATGGAAATCGTCTCGGCCTGGGTACAAATTTATTTTCATCAACTCAGACATTAACAGAACGTTTTGGAATCGATAAGATGGAGTCAGAGTTAAAGAAAAAATCAAAAATGATGGAGAAGCTGGGGGATATACGAGAAGTAGAGACTGATATAGGAACGCAGACAGTACAGGAAGAAAATATTCCGTCAGCAGAGTTGTCGATAGGGGATTATGATTACAATTATAGTAGTTTACCGATATCAGTAACAAATATAAGTAATGTACCAGGGAATATTCAGTCTGTTATGGCAGCAGTATGGAAAGAAGCAGATCAGAGTGACTTACAGTGGGTAGAATTATATCAACTAGATGATGGAAGTTATTATACGGATTTGTATGTGGCAGATTATGGAGAAAATCCAGGAGATTATAATGTTCATATATATGTAATAGATGAGTTGGGAACCCCAACCATAGTTACTGGGCAGACAAAAACTATTAATTAG
- a CDS encoding transcription repressor NadR, translated as MTGTERRNQIVERIRKNAVPVSGTMLAKEFEVSRQVIVQDIALIRAAGYDIISTHRGYLLNEPISVNRVFKVQHTDEQTEEELYSIVDLGGTVANVMVNHKIYGQMEAELNINSRKKAKDFIDDIKSGKSSPLKNITSNYHYHKVVADSEETLDMIEEALQEKGFLVTAN; from the coding sequence ATGACCGGAACAGAGCGTAGAAATCAAATTGTTGAACGGATCAGGAAGAATGCTGTACCGGTATCGGGAACTATGCTTGCAAAAGAATTTGAAGTAAGCAGACAGGTCATTGTACAGGATATCGCACTTATTCGGGCAGCGGGATACGATATTATATCAACCCATAGAGGATATCTTTTAAATGAGCCGATCAGTGTAAACAGAGTATTTAAGGTGCAGCATACAGATGAACAGACAGAAGAAGAATTGTATTCCATTGTAGATCTTGGTGGGACTGTGGCAAATGTGATGGTGAATCATAAAATATATGGACAAATGGAAGCTGAACTGAATATTAATTCCAGAAAAAAGGCAAAAGACTTTATTGATGATATAAAAAGCGGTAAGTCAAGTCCATTGAAAAATATTACCTCGAATTATCATTATCATAAAGTTGTGGCAGACAGTGAAGAAACATTAGATATGATTGAAGAAGCATTACAGGAAAAAGGTTTTTTAGTTACTGCTAATTAA
- the nadC gene encoding carboxylating nicotinate-nucleotide diphosphorylase has translation MNKITTTLQVDQLILEALREDISSEDVTTNAVMREAVDGEVDLICKQDGVIAGLDVFKRVFELLDDKVRVEFYCKDGDEVKNKQLMGKVYGDIRVLLSGERVALNYLQRMSGIATYTHSVADLLKGSKTKLLDTRKTTPNMRIFEKYAVRVGGGYNHRYNLSDGVLLKDNHIGAAGSVTKAVEMAKEYAPFVRKIEIEVENLDMVKEAVEAGADIIMLDNMSTEEMQEAIKIIDGRAETECSGNVTKENIGRLTALGVDYISSGALTHSAPIMDISLKNLHAVNK, from the coding sequence ATGAATAAGATTACAACAACATTACAGGTAGATCAGTTAATTCTGGAGGCATTACGTGAGGATATATCAAGCGAGGATGTGACAACAAATGCTGTTATGAGAGAGGCTGTAGACGGAGAAGTGGATTTAATCTGCAAGCAGGACGGCGTGATTGCAGGATTAGATGTTTTTAAACGAGTATTTGAGCTTCTCGATGATAAAGTGAGAGTTGAATTCTATTGCAAAGATGGAGACGAAGTGAAAAACAAACAGCTGATGGGAAAAGTATATGGAGATATTCGTGTGCTTCTGTCAGGTGAACGTGTTGCATTGAATTATCTGCAGAGAATGAGCGGAATTGCAACGTATACCCATTCTGTAGCAGACTTGCTCAAAGGAAGCAAAACAAAATTGCTGGATACAAGAAAAACAACACCGAATATGCGTATTTTTGAAAAATATGCAGTTCGTGTAGGTGGCGGATACAATCACCGTTACAATTTGTCTGACGGCGTACTTTTAAAAGATAATCATATCGGGGCGGCCGGAAGTGTTACAAAAGCAGTAGAGATGGCTAAAGAATACGCACCATTTGTACGTAAGATTGAAATAGAAGTAGAGAATCTTGATATGGTAAAAGAGGCTGTCGAAGCCGGTGCAGATATCATTATGTTAGACAACATGTCAACAGAAGAAATGCAGGAAGCAATCAAGATCATTGACGGAAGAGCGGAGACAGAGTGTTCTGGAAACGTGACAAAAGAAAACATTGGTCGTTTGACAGCACTTGGAGTAGATTATATTTCCAGCGGTGCACTGACACACTCAGCACCAATTATGGATATTTCGCTGAAGAACCTCCATGCTGTAAATAAGTAG
- a CDS encoding L-aspartate oxidase, whose protein sequence is MRIDADVVIVGTGVAGLFSALNLPRDKKIVMITKADLESSDSFLAQGGICVLHDKDDYDSYFEDTMKAGHYENRKESVDIMIRSSRQIIEELVQYGVDFERLEGGEFAYTREGAHSKPRILFHEDVTGKEITSKLLAQVKKLDNVTIYEYTTMTDILVEDGECKGIIAEKAGDLIEIYAPDTIWASGGIGGLYKHSTNFPHLTGDALEISKKHGIRLDHLDYVQIHPTTLYSKKPGRRFLISESVRGEGAVLYNKNMERFVNELLPRDVVTKAIHEQMQKDGTDYVWLSMEHIDKETILNHFPNIYQHCLEEGYDVTKECIPVVPAQHYFMGGVWVDSDSRTSMPHLYAVGETSCNGVHGANRLASNSLLESLVFAQRAATKICGGENPFTPYVEAEESEDEKIRA, encoded by the coding sequence ATGAGAATAGATGCAGATGTTGTAATCGTAGGAACAGGAGTTGCAGGATTGTTCAGTGCGTTGAATCTGCCAAGAGATAAAAAAATAGTTATGATCACAAAGGCAGATCTGGAGAGTAGTGATTCTTTTTTAGCACAGGGAGGAATTTGTGTACTTCATGATAAGGATGACTATGACAGTTACTTTGAAGATACAATGAAGGCAGGACATTATGAGAATCGTAAAGAGTCTGTTGATATTATGATTCGAAGCTCTCGCCAAATCATTGAAGAACTGGTACAATATGGTGTAGACTTTGAACGTCTGGAAGGTGGAGAGTTTGCATACACAAGAGAAGGAGCACATTCCAAGCCGCGTATTCTGTTTCATGAGGATGTGACAGGAAAAGAGATTACGAGTAAATTACTTGCACAGGTGAAAAAGCTGGATAATGTAACAATATATGAATATACGACGATGACAGACATATTGGTAGAAGATGGTGAGTGCAAAGGAATCATAGCAGAAAAAGCCGGAGATTTAATTGAAATCTATGCACCGGATACAATCTGGGCCAGTGGCGGAATTGGCGGATTATATAAACATTCTACAAATTTCCCACATCTTACAGGAGATGCACTGGAAATATCCAAAAAGCATGGAATCCGTCTGGATCATTTGGATTATGTACAGATTCATCCGACTACATTATATTCCAAAAAGCCAGGAAGAAGATTTTTGATTTCCGAATCTGTACGAGGTGAAGGTGCTGTATTATATAATAAGAATATGGAGCGGTTTGTAAATGAATTGCTTCCTCGAGATGTAGTGACAAAGGCAATTCATGAACAAATGCAGAAAGATGGAACAGATTATGTCTGGTTATCAATGGAGCACATCGATAAAGAGACAATTCTGAATCATTTTCCAAATATTTATCAGCATTGTCTGGAAGAAGGATACGATGTTACAAAAGAATGTATCCCTGTTGTTCCGGCACAGCATTACTTTATGGGCGGTGTATGGGTTGATTCAGACAGCAGAACATCCATGCCGCATTTGTATGCAGTTGGAGAGACAAGCTGTAATGGAGTTCATGGGGCGAATCGTCTCGCAAGCAATTCTTTGTTAGAAAGCCTTGTATTTGCGCAGAGAGCAGCAACGAAGATTTGCGGTGGAGAAAATCCATTTACACCATACGTGGAAGCAGAAGAATCCGAGGACGAAAAAATCAGAGCATAA
- a CDS encoding HipA domain-containing protein translates to MSTIESNVPNNLFVLKHKDLDVAMVAIDLTSGKIEHVLATYLPKELPVGCSEDSPNSILSWWESRAIPDSRRGIQQALNFLHEESNLSLMLSGYGLSLTDHYWMQPLGKELYWKNLNFYENTFSDELGLLLTDSEKIDINANISKFSPSSSVTGEMKKKWIIKNDIRYLMKLSANDYAQQAVNEVIATTLHKQSGWKNYVTYEVETTKIEGKEIPCSLNPLFTSTRYEFVSAYQLIKNYKIPNELSSYEAIIEQAVKLGMNENEVRNQLEYTIMTDFILTNVDRHFNNFGFLYDSEVGKLVAMAPIFDTGNSLFYATDIIPQKENLLDIRVNSFCKREADMLRYVKNNKCLNLDKLDGFPDKVQSLLLTYTDMPEKRAAEIKQTVVQKIEYLKLFQQGKKIWKKEKYW, encoded by the coding sequence ATGAGTACAATAGAATCCAATGTTCCGAATAATCTCTTTGTGTTAAAACATAAAGACCTGGATGTGGCTATGGTTGCAATTGATTTGACCTCCGGAAAGATAGAACACGTGTTGGCTACGTATTTGCCAAAAGAATTACCAGTTGGCTGTAGTGAAGATAGTCCAAATAGCATATTATCCTGGTGGGAATCAAGAGCAATCCCGGATTCGAGAAGAGGAATACAGCAGGCGTTAAATTTTCTGCATGAGGAGTCCAATCTGTCCTTGATGTTATCGGGGTATGGATTAAGCCTTACAGACCATTATTGGATGCAGCCATTAGGGAAAGAACTATATTGGAAAAATTTGAATTTTTATGAAAATACATTCTCAGACGAATTGGGATTGCTTTTGACTGATTCGGAGAAAATAGATATAAATGCCAACATTTCAAAATTCTCCCCATCCTCTTCGGTTACGGGAGAAATGAAAAAAAAGTGGATTATAAAAAATGATATCCGATACCTGATGAAATTAAGTGCAAATGATTATGCACAACAGGCGGTAAACGAAGTAATTGCGACTACTCTACATAAACAGTCAGGGTGGAAGAATTATGTTACGTATGAAGTTGAGACAACAAAAATAGAAGGTAAAGAAATCCCTTGTTCGTTAAATCCGTTGTTTACTTCAACCAGATATGAGTTTGTATCAGCATATCAATTGATAAAAAACTATAAAATACCGAATGAACTGTCTTCGTATGAGGCGATTATTGAACAGGCAGTAAAATTAGGAATGAACGAAAATGAAGTGCGGAATCAATTGGAATATACAATTATGACAGACTTCATTTTGACAAATGTAGACCGACATTTTAATAATTTTGGATTTTTATATGATTCAGAAGTTGGTAAGCTGGTTGCAATGGCTCCGATTTTTGATACAGGAAATTCATTATTTTATGCTACAGATATCATTCCTCAAAAAGAAAATTTGTTAGATATTCGTGTGAATTCGTTTTGCAAGAGGGAAGCAGATATGCTTCGATATGTGAAAAATAATAAATGCCTGAATTTAGATAAATTAGATGGTTTTCCAGATAAAGTACAGAGTTTGTTACTGACATATACGGATATGCCGGAAAAAAGAGCAGCAGAGATCAAACAAACAGTTGTGCAGAAAATAGAATATCTGAAATTGTTTCAGCAGGGAAAGAAAATCTGGAAAAAGGAAAAATACTGGTAG